A genomic window from Micromonospora sp. WMMA1947 includes:
- a CDS encoding DUF2804 domain-containing protein yields MTHEREITEPVDLCRPDGRLNPDAVGWSRRPLHRANLRGWGRAKRWEHWGVVTPTHILGLVVSSLDYAGVQSLYLLDRSTGRETTAEAVVPLARGTVLPPVSGAGPVRARGGKLTVAVDQGPDGSTVRATAPGVEVDLTVPLPAGHESLGVVVPWSTRRFQYTVKDIGRPVHGTITVDGTAYPVGEGSYAALDHGRGKWRYAVRWNWAAGSGPGRSIQLGGKWTDGTGSTENAVFVDGRLHKIGADLTWEYDTADWLRPWRITGDRVDVTFHPFHERVARTNLLVLAGETHQCFGHFTGWAATDDGERVDLDGLVGWAEEARNRW; encoded by the coding sequence ATGACGCATGAGCGGGAGATCACCGAGCCGGTCGACCTGTGCCGGCCGGACGGGCGGCTGAACCCGGACGCGGTCGGCTGGAGCCGCCGGCCGCTGCACCGGGCGAACCTGCGCGGCTGGGGCCGGGCCAAGCGGTGGGAGCACTGGGGTGTGGTCACACCGACGCACATCCTCGGCCTGGTCGTGTCGTCGCTCGACTACGCCGGGGTGCAGAGCCTCTACCTGCTCGACCGGAGCACCGGCCGGGAGACGACTGCGGAGGCGGTGGTGCCGCTCGCCCGGGGTACCGTGCTGCCGCCGGTCAGCGGCGCCGGTCCGGTCCGGGCCCGGGGCGGGAAGCTGACCGTCGCGGTGGACCAGGGCCCGGACGGCAGCACCGTGCGGGCGACCGCGCCGGGCGTCGAGGTGGACCTGACCGTGCCGCTGCCGGCGGGGCACGAGTCGCTCGGCGTGGTGGTGCCGTGGAGTACCCGACGGTTCCAGTACACGGTCAAGGACATCGGCCGGCCGGTGCACGGCACGATCACCGTGGACGGCACGGCGTACCCGGTGGGGGAGGGGTCGTACGCGGCGCTCGACCACGGCCGGGGCAAGTGGCGGTACGCGGTGCGGTGGAACTGGGCGGCCGGCAGCGGGCCGGGCCGGTCGATCCAGCTCGGCGGCAAGTGGACCGACGGCACCGGCTCGACCGAGAACGCGGTCTTCGTCGACGGGCGGCTGCACAAGATCGGCGCCGATCTGACCTGGGAGTACGACACCGCCGACTGGCTGCGGCCGTGGCGGATCACCGGCGACCGGGTGGACGTGACGTTCCACCCGTTCCACGAGCGGGTGGCGCGTACCAACCTGCTCGTGCTGGCCGGCGAGACGCACCAGTGCTTCGGGCACTTCACCGGCTGGGCGGCGACCGACGACGGCGAGCGCGTGGATCTGGACGGCCTGGTCGGCTGGGCCGAGGAGGCCCGCAACCGCTGGTGA